Within the Osmerus mordax isolate fOsmMor3 chromosome 6, fOsmMor3.pri, whole genome shotgun sequence genome, the region TTTTGTTGGAACTAAACGTGTATTAAAGAAATCCTAACAGATCAGTTTGTGTCCGCAAATGGCAATTCTCATTAGACAATTGTCACAAACAGAGCCTTTCTGTCACCTCTGTTGGTTGGCATGGTGACACTGGGTTCAGAGTGGcacctccgcctcctcccccctatCTCCATGTTGAAAGAGCAGCGCTGGTCATTCAGACGTCTTCCTTCTTGCAATGTGCACAGCAGCTCATAAAGTGTGTCTGGGAAATCAGGGGTTAATCGTCGAGCCTGAGAAAGTCagaggagggaaaaagagaagaagaaattgTGGCTATAGAATTGTATAATTTTCTCCTCTTGGTTTATTGAGGCATAGTTTCTGATACACCCACATAGTGGTACAATATAATCACCCCTGATCTTCTTCCAGATTCAGGTTGGGGGTGGTTTAGAGTGTCAAAGATTCATTGCAACCAATTTAATATTTTTGGGACAGTGCCAAAGATAAAACCTTTTCCCTCAAAAGACTCGCAAATTGAATCAATGTGAATGTAACATGAGGATACAAGAGCATTTACTGGCTCTACACAAAAAAATACAGTAGGTTACTAACCTGCTTTTGAGTGTCTACCGTGCTGAACATCTCATTCAGTGGCTGGTCAGAGGGTGAAAGTTTGTTTGTATCCACTTGTAGAGCCTGTGTTGATGTTTCGATGTGCAACTTGGGGTCTTCTTCAGTATTTTTGACTTTTATTTCTTCAGTCCTGAATCCTACCTGACTCTGTCTCTTGTGATCTCTACCTgttgtctctccatctgtttctTTTTTAATAATCTTTTGGTTGTTCTCATTTTCTTCTGTTCTTCCACCACCTGGTTCCTCTACTTTGTCAGAACCTGGAGATGTGTTTTCTTCTTTGTTTTTTATTGAATATCTATTTGTTTCTTCTATGTTGTACTCTTGTTTAACCTGACATGGGTATCTTCCAGGGTCTCCATCCTCTTCACTTTTACTGCTGAGTTTTTCTATTTGTCCAGCCTCCTGTATACTATCTTCATCATCACAACTTTTTTCAGTCATGGTCTCTGGTCCTCTAACGACTGTGTTCTCAGCAATGTCCCCCTCTTCAACGATAATAAGAGGCTCCAAGTGTTGCTCTTCAAACACTGAAACTTCACGTTCTGAGCATTCCATGGTAACATCCACTTCCACTGGGAAGTTCCCACTGGGTTTAATCTAATTTTGATGAAAGCGACAACTTTAAGATAAGAAATATTAT harbors:
- the LOC136944973 gene encoding uncharacterized protein; translated protein: MECSEREVSVFEEQHLEPLIIVEEGDIAENTVVRGPETMTEKSCDDEDSIQEAGQIEKLSSKSEEDGDPGRYPCQVKQEYNIEETNRYSIKNKEENTSPGSDKVEEPGGGRTEENENNQKIIKKETDGETTGRDHKRQSQVGFRTEEIKVKNTEEDPKLHIETSTQALQVDTNKLSPSDQPLNEMFSTVDTQKQARRLTPDFPDTLYELLCTLQEGRRLNDQRCSFNMEIGGRRRRCHSEPSVTMPTNRVIFSSMTSLQKEEFFEFVATSQARRLDDQRAELLKTPPPKPKANRIRGSIKLSIVRKPPPIAVPKEDLYNMILSSQAQGRLEEQRSAAPGPMDDEDFFSLLLRVQGGRMEEQRTELSTAVST